The stretch of DNA TATCTTTATCTCGAATTATATTTTTAATGATTTTATTTATTCTTTTTTCCAAAAAAAGAAAGTTTTCAAAAAATATTTGTTGGATTTTTGTTTTAATGGGATATTTTTCTTTAGAATCTTTTAATTTATTTTTCCCAAATTTGACTGGATTAAATAATTTTTTAAGAGTTCTAACTTATATGTCTCTTTACTGGGGAATTGTTTTCTACTCTTTAAAAGTGTATAACGAAAATGTAAGTCGATTCATTAAATTTATTTTAGGTTTCTCTTTAGTTTACATCAGCTTATTTTATTACAAAAGCTTAGAGCAACCAACTTTAGTTTTAGCTATAATTTTAATTTTAGATTTTTATAATTATATCTTTGATAAAATTTTTCTAAGAAAATCTTATACGATTGAAAAAACATTTAATAGATTAGTTTTAATTAGAGAACAAAAACAATTTGAAATACAGTTGAGAGATGAGATTTTAAAAAACACCAATTTAAAAATAGTTAGAGTTAAAATCTTTAAAAATTATGAGGATCAAGATTGTGTTATCAAAAAAAATTTCAAAACATATGACTCAAACTTATTTATTGATAAAAAAGATATCTATGATTCAGAATATACATCTGCACTTAGAATCCCTTTTGGCAACAATCCTTGTATAGGTATTGTACTTTTCAAAGATCCTGAAAACTATTTGGGTATCGATGAAATTAACTATCTAACAGGAACTATTGAAAAGGTATCTAATCTTGCTAATTCAATTCGATTGTCTCTTATCTATGAGGAGTTGGCTTCACATGAATAAAATTGGGCTTGTAATTGATAATAATTCAAAGATTTTATTAAAAGAGATTTTAAACTATGATTTTGTTGAAATAGACATAGTGGAATATTGTAAGTTAGTTCTTCTAGATATTTCTATCCCTAACTTTAAGGAGGAGTTTGATTTTTATCTTTCACAAGGTGTTTCTATTATTGTTCTTGTAGGAAATTCTAATACAAAAGAGATGAGAACATTTCTTAAGTCAAATAAATGTTTTGATTGTATACTTAGATATGATGTTTATGAAATCGAAAAATCTATCGAGGAATACTACTCTTCTATAAAAAAGTATTCTGAATTTTATTTAGGAGATACTTACTTAAAAGGAGTTTTTGATTTTTCTGAAATTTTATATATGGATTACTGTAGAGTAAGTCGGAAAGTTAGATTTAATTTGATTAATAATGAGAGTTTTTTTGTAAAACGAACATTCTCTGATTTAGATTTTTTAACAGTTACGTTTCCAAATTTTTATAAATTAGAAAGAGGGCTTATTATAAACACTGATTTAATCAAAATTTTAGATTATAAAGAGGAGCGTATAATTTTTAAAGATAAATCAATCTTATATATCAGTAAAATTAAAATTAAAGAGCTTGAAAGTATTCATAACTTTGAAAAAAATAGAGTATTCTTTTAAAGAAAAAGAACCTAAATAATTAAAATTTAGGTTCTTTTTTTATTAGATATTCTTTATTATATTCTTCAAAAATTCTTTTAAATCCATCAATCTCTTCATTTGTAAATGAATCTTCACTCAATTGATTTAAAATATCTATATTCAGGTCTCCCATATATGATACACTCTTTTCATTTAATACATTTATAAGTTTTCTTGACTTTGAATATACCACTGTTATTTTTTCACCTTTTATTAAATTTGTTTTTAATTCCCAAAGCATAATTTCATTTATAAAGTTTTCGTATCTCTTTAAAATTTCATTTTTTATCTTGCTATCATCAACTAAGTTTTCAATTAATTCTACATTCAATTGTTGGGCATAGTTAACATTATTCAATTTAAAATTTTTAACTTCTTCATTAAATCTTGCTTCAAATAAGAATTTATTAATCTTTATTCTATATCTAACTCTCGAATCTTTAAGATTTAATATTTTTGTTATTTTTTCTAACTCTTTTTTCAAAAGAAGGTTTTCTTCATGGTATTTTTTTAATTCGTCGCCCATTTTCTCCCAATCAAAAGTATTTTTACTCATATTTTCTTTTGAAATAAACAAATCATTTTTACATTTTAAAAATCCATCTTTTTTGACTAATTCCATAGATAATTTTTTTATTTCACTCTCTAATAGCTTTTGATTTTTTTCAGCTTCAATAAGTTTTTTACTTCTAAATAATCCACCAATCATATCTCCCCTCCTAATTAAAATTATACAGTCTTATTGACACTATACTGTATTCCTTATTATTTTCCTTTTATTTTTTAAAAAATAATAGAAATAAGCAGGTACTGGGAATGTACCTGCTTATTTTTAAATTAGAAAATTTTTCATCAATTTGAGAGAAAATTGACGAGCATTAAAAGTTCAGTAATTGAATTGTACATTAAAATTACCCATTTGTCTAAGTTTTAAGTGGTTAACTTATGTTCGTTATTTGATTATTTTTTATATTTTTCTTGGTTTTTGTATGTTTTTATACTATAATGTAAGATGACATTAAAAAATATATATAAAAGTTTAGGAGAATTTAATGAATTACTTTTTACATAGAGATTTTAAAATCTCTGAAAAAAATAAAAAAAGAATAAAGCTGTATTTCGATGGAATAAAAACATTAACTATTCCAGTTATTTTAAAAAATAAATCTTATAATGCTATTATTGATATAGAAAGTTTCAATCATCTAACAAATTTTGATTGTTTTAATTGTTTGACTAATTGTTGCGTTCAATTTCCATATGAATTTAATAAAAAAGCTAGAAATATAATTTTAGGAAATTTAAAAGAATATGACTCTTTGACAAAAGCGGTTTCGATATTAAAAGAGGAGGGATTGACTGAAAATGAAATTATAACATCTATAAAAAAAGACAACATGTTAATCCCGGACGAGCATATTGAATCAACTTTTGATAGATGTACGTGTTCATGCATTCATATTGATAGACATCTTTGTGCCATACACAAAATATGTATCGATAATGGTGCTACATTAGGTGAGATTATAGATACAAAACCTCTTTGGTGCTCTATATACCCTTTAGAAATTGTACAAGAGGCTGAAACTTTATATATCTTCGTTCCTACTAAAAAAAATAATTATTTAGCTATGAATGATTCAGATTTTGCGTGTATGAATATAGAGAAATCTAAATCAGCACGGTTCAGAAGAGAAAATCCAATTGGTTTTAAGACTGAAGATTATCAACCTTTTATACTCTCATATCAAAGTGTTTTAGAGTATGTTTTTGGAAACAACTTCGTAGATTTAATTAAAGCATCTTTAAATCTAAAATCTAATAATAATACCGAGTTTCAATACAAAAAGAAAATATAAAAAGAGAAGCGAAAGCTTCTCTTTTATAAATTGAAATAATCAAATAAGTCTTTATCTATCTCATCCTTTAAAATCAGATTATATTCAACTAATACTTCATCTTTTTTCCCTAAAATCTCCTTAGCAGAATCTACTTTTAAAACTTCACCCAGATAGAAGAAATTTTCTCCCATCTTCTTTTTTAAAAAAACTTCAATCGTAAACTCATTATTCGCTATTCTTCCCTCTCCTGTCAGCTTTCCATTTCTACTTAAACATCTATTACTTTTTGAAAACCAATTAAAATGCTGTCGATCATAAAATACATTATCATAAGTTGTAAAAGGAATAGAATCATCTAAAGTTATAAAAATCATAACTTTTTTCTCTTCTTCGAATATTGTATATCCACTTACTTGATATCCATTATTAAAATCCAAATTCATATACCAAAATGCTTCTTGTTTTGAATAATTTTTGTATTTATTCATTCCTTCTTTCGAAAATTTACTATAATTTCTACTTGAATTATTTAAATTATATTTTATTAGATCATCTATCAACATTTTAAAATAATTATTTTTAGTATAACTTTCTATAAACTCTTTTTTTATTCTCCAAATCTCTCCATTTTTTTCTATTAAAGGCATATATTCTTTTATTGTTGATAAACTTTTAAAAATATCCTTTTCTAAATGCTTAAAAGCATTTAATA from Cetobacterium sp. ZOR0034 encodes:
- a CDS encoding LytTR family transcriptional regulator DNA-binding domain-containing protein; protein product: MNKIGLVIDNNSKILLKEILNYDFVEIDIVEYCKLVLLDISIPNFKEEFDFYLSQGVSIIVLVGNSNTKEMRTFLKSNKCFDCILRYDVYEIEKSIEEYYSSIKKYSEFYLGDTYLKGVFDFSEILYMDYCRVSRKVRFNLINNESFFVKRTFSDLDFLTVTFPNFYKLERGLIINTDLIKILDYKEERIIFKDKSILYISKIKIKELESIHNFEKNRVFF